Proteins encoded in a region of the Deltaproteobacteria bacterium RIFCSPHIGHO2_02_FULL_44_16 genome:
- a CDS encoding XRE family transcriptional regulator, which yields MSFGKVIAEARKKKMLSQKELALKITKAEDGKPISAQYLNDIEHERRNPDSDHLIEQFARVLNIDADVLYFHARKIPHDMLKTIASEKDVKAAFQAFRKKIKG from the coding sequence ATGTCTTTTGGAAAAGTTATTGCAGAAGCTAGAAAGAAAAAAATGCTAAGCCAAAAGGAGTTGGCCTTAAAAATCACCAAGGCTGAAGATGGCAAACCCATATCTGCTCAGTATCTTAACGATATTGAGCATGAGCGACGTAACCCTGATTCAGATCATCTGATTGAACAATTTGCTAGAGTTCTCAATATAGATGCGGATGTTCTCTATTTCCATGCAAGAAAAATTCCACACGACATGCTCAAGACAATAGCATCTGAAAAAGATGTAAAAGCCGCATTTCAAGCTTTCAGAAAAAAAATCAAAGGATAA
- a CDS encoding patatin, which produces MSSELPTSMPTPSCRILSLDGGGAKGFYTLGVLKEIEAMVGRPLCESFDLIFGTSTGAIIAALLALGHKVDDIHTLYKEHVPAIMRRRTPRGRSKALSHLAKIVFGNRSFADVKTGVGIVATRWAFEKPMIFKASVAQAHGRHSTFVPGFGCTIADAVRASCSAYPFFKRPIITTSKGEEIELIDGGYCANNPTLYAIADAVIALEKPRSDLRVVSIGVGVYPEPKRWGLSWLIKRFVSVQLLQKTLNVNTFSMEQLRTILFKDIRTVRINDTFERPEMATDLMESDLRKLGMLYQRGSESFAKHEAELKEMLVQ; this is translated from the coding sequence ATGAGCTCAGAACTACCAACCTCGATGCCTACTCCTTCTTGTCGAATCCTTTCACTAGATGGGGGAGGAGCCAAGGGATTCTACACCTTAGGAGTGTTGAAAGAAATCGAGGCGATGGTCGGTCGACCACTTTGTGAGAGTTTTGATCTCATCTTCGGTACGAGCACAGGAGCCATCATCGCTGCGCTTTTAGCATTGGGTCATAAAGTAGATGATATTCACACTCTCTATAAAGAACACGTGCCGGCCATAATGCGTCGTCGCACTCCGCGAGGAAGGTCCAAAGCCTTATCTCATCTCGCAAAAATAGTTTTTGGTAATCGCAGCTTTGCCGACGTCAAAACCGGTGTGGGAATCGTGGCAACACGATGGGCATTTGAAAAACCGATGATTTTCAAAGCCAGCGTGGCACAAGCTCATGGTCGGCATAGCACTTTCGTCCCGGGCTTTGGTTGTACGATTGCGGATGCAGTGAGGGCTTCCTGTTCGGCATATCCATTTTTTAAGAGACCAATTATCACAACTAGCAAAGGAGAAGAGATTGAATTGATCGATGGCGGTTATTGCGCGAACAATCCAACCCTTTATGCCATTGCCGATGCAGTTATTGCGCTCGAAAAGCCTCGTTCCGATCTGCGCGTTGTCAGCATTGGTGTAGGAGTATATCCGGAGCCAAAGCGCTGGGGTTTGTCTTGGCTGATCAAACGCTTCGTAAGCGTGCAACTTCTCCAAAAAACCCTAAACGTTAATACATTCTCAATGGAACAATTGCGGACGATTCTCTTCAAAGATATTCGGACCGTTCGCATTAACGATACGTTCGAGCGTCCTGAGATGGCGACTGATCTGATGGAATCTGATCTTAGAAAACTGGGCATGCTTTACCAGCGTGGCAGCGAGTCGTTTGCGAAACACGAAGCGGAACTGAAGGAAATGTTGGTGCAATAG
- a CDS encoding DNA methylase — MAKKKSTPTKIASIRHKDKRTNIPTEELRDFVADDELAPKTMLYPRDPSLDPQLVWKGKDEQDRESLAVPVVPVYIQEKIHPQAIIDALPRIAQPDDNQTNLFADFNGGPHNFEQKVEFYHHEQNWTNRLILGDSLLVMTSLAEKEGLKGKIQTIYLDPPYGIKFGSNWQVSTRKYDVKDGKAEDTTRQPEQVRAFRDTWKLGVHSYLAYLRDRLVVARELLTETGSMFVQIGDENVHLVRCVMDEVFGSENFCSLITFRKKTMPLGSDYFEQVSDYILWYAKKNEQVKSRPLYRDMSVEGDSLWSWAQMPDGSRRKLTSEEINNHRLLPKGARVYRLVSMLPAQYRQNQDFIFEFEGKKYPPPKGSCWKTDRDGMKKMAEANRLQASGNGLQQILLQDDYPVSRFTSLWADTGGASDKQYVVQTTTTAIERCLIASTDPGDLVLDPTCGSGTTAFVAEQWGRRWITCDTSRVALALARTRLMSAKYPYYLLADSSEGLKKEMELTGKMPPEYKTENDIRKGFVYKRVPHVTLKSIAHNPDIKEGMTREQIDIAIARHTEAETLYDQPYEDNKRVRVCGPFSVESLSPHRVLSTADENQNGTVTEQEAHKQQDFTTMILDNLKKAGVQNTRKSERLTFSRLDPYAGAWLHAAGEYIDADGKNRRVAVSIGPEHGTVGPQQVKEAAKEAVQGVGFDMLIVCGFAFDPHVAEEVKRYGKLTVLPAKMNPDLAMGDELLKKTGAGNLFMVFGEPDVEIKKQKNGQIIAEIKGVDVYDPTTGQIRSSSTDDIACWFIDTNYNGESFFVRHAYFTGAEEPYDKLKRALRTDIDEVAWSNLYSTVSQPFVKPETGKIAVKVINHYGDEVLKVFEI; from the coding sequence ATGGCTAAAAAGAAATCAACTCCAACGAAAATTGCTTCCATTCGCCACAAGGATAAACGCACTAATATACCCACTGAAGAACTGCGCGACTTTGTGGCTGATGATGAACTTGCTCCAAAGACGATGCTTTATCCACGCGATCCATCACTCGATCCACAATTAGTTTGGAAGGGTAAAGATGAGCAAGACCGTGAAAGTCTTGCTGTTCCTGTTGTGCCTGTTTACATTCAGGAAAAAATTCATCCCCAGGCCATTATCGATGCGCTACCTCGTATTGCACAGCCTGACGACAATCAGACGAACCTATTCGCTGACTTCAATGGTGGCCCACATAATTTTGAACAGAAAGTTGAATTTTACCATCACGAACAAAATTGGACAAATCGACTGATTCTTGGGGATTCTTTGCTGGTGATGACCTCATTGGCCGAGAAGGAAGGACTCAAGGGAAAAATTCAAACTATCTATCTTGATCCACCCTATGGCATCAAATTCGGCTCCAACTGGCAAGTTAGCACCCGCAAGTACGATGTGAAAGATGGTAAGGCTGAAGACACCACCCGCCAGCCAGAGCAGGTGCGTGCCTTTCGAGATACCTGGAAGTTGGGGGTTCACTCCTATTTGGCTTACTTGCGTGATCGGCTAGTTGTAGCTCGAGAACTTTTGACAGAAACCGGCAGCATGTTTGTGCAAATCGGGGATGAAAATGTACACTTGGTACGGTGTGTGATGGATGAGGTGTTTGGTAGTGAGAACTTTTGTTCACTTATCACTTTTAGAAAAAAGACCATGCCTCTTGGTTCAGATTATTTCGAACAGGTCTCTGATTACATACTCTGGTACGCCAAAAAAAATGAACAGGTTAAATCTCGTCCACTATATCGAGATATGTCTGTAGAAGGCGATTCTTTGTGGTCTTGGGCACAAATGCCAGATGGTTCACGCAGGAAACTAACCAGTGAAGAGATTAATAATCACCGACTACTTCCAAAGGGTGCAAGAGTTTATCGACTCGTTTCAATGCTTCCCGCGCAGTACCGACAGAATCAAGATTTTATATTTGAGTTTGAAGGGAAAAAATATCCGCCACCGAAAGGATCATGTTGGAAAACCGATCGGGATGGGATGAAAAAAATGGCAGAAGCGAATCGTTTACAAGCATCAGGAAACGGTTTGCAACAGATCCTACTTCAAGATGATTATCCTGTTTCGCGTTTTACTTCATTGTGGGCTGATACCGGGGGTGCTTCGGATAAACAGTACGTTGTTCAGACAACAACTACAGCAATTGAACGATGCTTGATTGCTTCCACTGATCCCGGAGATTTAGTACTAGATCCTACCTGTGGCAGTGGCACCACTGCTTTCGTTGCTGAACAGTGGGGTCGACGATGGATTACCTGTGATACCAGCCGCGTCGCTCTAGCTCTAGCGCGTACACGATTGATGTCTGCTAAGTATCCCTACTACTTACTGGCTGACTCCTCCGAAGGCCTCAAAAAGGAAATGGAGTTAACCGGAAAGATGCCACCAGAATATAAAACTGAAAACGACATTCGCAAAGGTTTCGTTTACAAACGAGTACCACATGTCACGCTCAAATCTATCGCCCACAATCCTGACATCAAGGAAGGGATGACGCGTGAGCAGATAGATATCGCCATTGCCCGCCACACCGAGGCCGAAACGTTGTATGATCAACCTTACGAAGACAACAAACGCGTGCGAGTATGTGGCCCGTTCTCCGTGGAGAGTTTATCACCTCATCGTGTACTATCTACCGCAGATGAGAATCAGAACGGCACGGTAACAGAGCAGGAAGCTCATAAGCAGCAGGATTTCACTACAATGATCCTGGATAATCTGAAGAAAGCAGGTGTGCAAAACACTCGCAAGAGTGAGAGGCTCACATTTTCTCGACTTGATCCTTACGCCGGAGCCTGGCTGCATGCAGCCGGTGAATATATCGATGCCGATGGAAAAAACAGACGGGTGGCTGTCTCTATTGGCCCTGAGCATGGTACCGTTGGTCCTCAGCAAGTAAAAGAAGCCGCCAAAGAAGCGGTGCAAGGTGTGGGCTTCGATATGCTTATTGTCTGTGGCTTTGCCTTCGATCCACATGTGGCTGAAGAAGTTAAGCGATATGGTAAACTGACCGTACTGCCGGCCAAGATGAATCCCGACCTAGCGATGGGCGATGAATTGCTGAAGAAGACCGGTGCAGGCAATTTATTTATGGTATTTGGTGAACCGGATGTGGAGATCAAGAAACAGAAGAATGGACAGATCATTGCCGAGATCAAGGGCGTGGATGTGTACGACCCGACTACGGGACAGATTCGTAGTTCCTCCACCGATGATATCGCTTGCTGGTTCATCGATACCAACTATAATGGCGAGAGTTTCTTTGTGCGCCACGCCTACTTCACCGGAGCTGAAGAACCATATGACAAACTCAAGCGAGCGCTACGGACCGACATCGACGAAGTAGCCTGGAGTAACCTCTACAGCACAGTAAGCCAACCGTTCGTCAAACCTGAGACGGGCAAGATTGCTGTGAAGGTCATCAACCATTACGGCGACGAAGTGTTAAAGGTTTTTGAAATATGA
- a CDS encoding restriction endonuclease subunit R, whose amino-acid sequence MKQVIIENPIINSPFEEPTKHFRFNDDGITDEIIEARRTSSYFVPIAKSKKKGANQLQFETEWTQDRIEENKLVNDIRRRVSMWRQGGHVGVTPTTARLIAYWTDPNREKKLFFCQIEALETAIYIAEVAKKYGDAWIENKIQEGNDTSNPGLPRTTFKMATGSGKTVVMGMLIAWHTLNKRANPQDARFSDTFLIVTPGITIRDRLRVLLPNDPENYYRQRDIVPAHLQDQLGQAKILITNFHAFQLREKIAAGKITKSILADGKPSPFTETPDQMVRRVCRELSTKKNIIVLNDEAHHCYRRKPDSDDEPLTGDDRIEAKSREEEARIWISGIETVKAKIGVKAIYDLSATPFFLRGSGYPEGTLFPWVVSDFSLIDAIEAGIVKVPRVPIADDSMTGEQPTYRDLWIRIREQLPRKGRKTDEVGGEPKLPVELQGALHSLYGNYEKYYRLWEQNTEARARGNTPPVFIVVCNNTNVSKLVFDFIAGWEKQIGEQTIVQAGQLPIFRNDDGNGSWMHRPNTILVDSQQLESGESMSDDFKKIAAREIDEFKAESRIRFPGRDADSLTDEDLLREVMNTVGKAGKLGEHVKCVISVSMLTEGWDANTVTHVLGVRAFGTQLLCEQVVGRALRRMSYAANKTGHFDPEYAEVYGVPFSFIPCSGATTDPKPGPLPTRVRALESRVAHEITFPRLLGYRYDVAGERLIATFSDESKLVLSTVDIPTKTENAPIVGESSIHTLDDLKRHRLNEVAFLLAKLTLEKYFRDDDGNDKPWLFPQLLNIAKRWLAECVTLKDNTFPQLLLLIEFAHDAADRIYKSIVASTDGTAALKPILRPYDVLGSTRYVDFDTTRSVFATSKDKCHISHVVADTGSWEQKMAEVLEDMPEVIRYVKNHNLSFTIPYTLNGEGKNYIPDFISYIDDGNGPDDLLNLIVEVTGEKKKDKAAKVSTACTLWVPAINNHSGFGRWAFIEVTDPWDAQNFIRDFLKKAKAETKKEIAHG is encoded by the coding sequence ATGAAACAAGTCATTATCGAAAACCCGATTATCAATTCTCCTTTCGAGGAGCCTACAAAGCACTTTCGTTTTAATGATGACGGGATCACTGACGAAATTATCGAAGCGCGTCGAACTAGTTCGTACTTTGTGCCCATCGCTAAATCGAAGAAAAAAGGAGCCAACCAACTCCAATTCGAAACAGAGTGGACACAAGATCGTATTGAAGAGAACAAGCTCGTCAATGACATCCGCCGCCGCGTTTCCATGTGGCGTCAGGGTGGCCATGTCGGTGTTACGCCGACGACTGCACGTTTAATTGCTTACTGGACCGATCCCAATCGTGAGAAGAAACTTTTCTTCTGCCAAATCGAGGCTCTTGAAACTGCCATCTATATTGCCGAAGTCGCTAAGAAATATGGTGATGCCTGGATTGAGAACAAGATACAAGAAGGGAACGACACCTCAAACCCCGGCTTGCCACGCACTACGTTTAAAATGGCTACTGGTTCCGGCAAAACTGTCGTCATGGGGATGCTCATTGCCTGGCATACACTTAATAAACGCGCCAATCCGCAGGATGCTCGTTTCTCTGACACTTTTCTGATCGTCACGCCTGGTATTACTATTCGCGATCGGCTACGTGTTCTATTGCCAAACGATCCGGAGAACTACTACCGCCAACGCGATATTGTTCCGGCTCATTTACAAGACCAGCTCGGCCAAGCCAAAATTCTTATCACCAATTTTCATGCTTTCCAACTTCGCGAAAAAATTGCGGCAGGCAAGATCACAAAATCGATTCTCGCTGATGGAAAACCAAGCCCATTTACCGAAACTCCAGATCAGATGGTGCGACGCGTCTGTCGTGAGTTGAGCACCAAAAAAAACATTATCGTTCTCAACGACGAAGCCCATCATTGCTATCGCCGTAAACCCGACAGCGATGACGAACCGCTTACAGGTGATGATCGCATAGAAGCTAAGAGCCGCGAGGAAGAAGCCCGCATTTGGATTTCTGGCATTGAGACAGTGAAAGCCAAGATCGGCGTGAAAGCAATCTATGATCTTTCGGCCACACCATTCTTTTTGCGTGGTTCAGGCTACCCGGAAGGCACCCTTTTTCCGTGGGTTGTCTCTGATTTCTCTCTCATTGACGCCATCGAAGCAGGTATCGTCAAGGTGCCCCGCGTTCCTATTGCCGACGATTCAATGACAGGTGAACAACCTACTTACCGCGATTTGTGGATACGCATTCGCGAACAACTACCAAGAAAAGGCCGTAAAACGGATGAGGTTGGGGGTGAACCGAAACTGCCCGTCGAATTGCAAGGAGCCCTACATAGCCTCTACGGCAACTACGAGAAGTATTATCGCTTGTGGGAGCAAAATACAGAAGCACGTGCCCGTGGTAACACACCACCTGTCTTCATCGTAGTTTGCAACAATACCAACGTCTCTAAATTAGTGTTCGACTTTATCGCCGGCTGGGAAAAGCAAATTGGTGAACAGACCATTGTTCAAGCCGGGCAATTGCCTATCTTCCGCAACGATGACGGAAACGGTTCTTGGATGCACCGCCCGAATACTATCCTAGTAGATAGCCAGCAACTCGAATCGGGCGAATCAATGAGCGATGATTTCAAAAAGATAGCTGCTCGTGAAATTGATGAGTTCAAAGCCGAATCCCGAATCCGTTTTCCAGGTCGTGATGCTGATAGCCTTACCGATGAAGACCTACTACGCGAAGTTATGAATACAGTGGGTAAGGCCGGCAAGCTTGGAGAACACGTCAAGTGCGTGATTAGCGTCTCTATGCTCACAGAGGGCTGGGATGCCAATACTGTCACTCACGTTCTTGGTGTGCGCGCATTTGGTACGCAATTACTATGCGAACAAGTGGTTGGTCGTGCCTTGCGTCGCATGAGTTATGCCGCCAATAAGACTGGTCATTTCGATCCCGAATACGCTGAAGTCTACGGTGTTCCATTTTCATTTATTCCTTGTAGTGGTGCAACCACAGACCCCAAGCCTGGACCTTTACCTACACGTGTTCGCGCCCTCGAAAGCCGTGTCGCCCACGAGATTACATTTCCACGTTTACTCGGCTATCGTTACGATGTGGCTGGAGAGCGGCTCATAGCCACCTTTAGCGATGAATCCAAACTCGTTCTTTCGACCGTGGATATTCCCACGAAGACCGAGAACGCTCCCATCGTTGGTGAATCCAGCATTCACACTTTAGATGATCTCAAACGCCACAGGCTCAACGAGGTCGCCTTCTTATTGGCAAAGCTTACGCTCGAAAAATACTTCCGTGACGACGATGGCAATGACAAACCCTGGCTCTTTCCGCAACTGCTCAACATTGCTAAACGTTGGCTTGCCGAATGCGTCACGCTCAAGGACAACACTTTTCCACAGTTACTTTTATTGATTGAATTTGCGCATGACGCCGCCGACCGGATCTATAAATCCATCGTTGCTTCAACTGATGGTACAGCAGCCCTTAAGCCCATCCTGCGGCCATATGATGTCCTTGGATCCACACGTTACGTCGATTTCGATACTACCCGGTCCGTTTTCGCAACCAGCAAAGACAAGTGTCACATCTCACATGTTGTTGCTGATACTGGCTCATGGGAACAGAAGATGGCTGAAGTGCTGGAAGATATGCCAGAGGTCATCCGCTATGTGAAGAACCACAACCTTAGTTTTACTATCCCGTATACTTTGAACGGTGAGGGAAAAAACTACATTCCCGACTTTATCTCCTACATTGACGATGGGAATGGCCCGGATGATCTCTTAAATTTGATCGTTGAGGTAACTGGCGAAAAAAAGAAAGACAAGGCTGCCAAGGTCTCCACGGCATGTACGTTGTGGGTGCCGGCCATCAATAACCACAGCGGTTTTGGGCGCTGGGCATTCATCGAAGTTACCGACCCGTGGGATGCACAAAATTTTATCCGCGACTTCCTAAAAAAGGCAAAAGCGGAAACAAAAAAGGAAATCGCTCATGGCTAA